A single window of Sporosarcina sp. FSL W7-1349 DNA harbors:
- a CDS encoding FadR/GntR family transcriptional regulator, translating to MQNSKPSSKMFLDIVGKLKTLINEEGIKTGGKLPSERELAERLQAGRSTVREALRSLELLGLIETRRGEGTFLADFKKHQMVEVLSAFIMQQPGSLHDVKKTRRIHETAALSAICREEKLRRMPVWEGLLLKMNETGAVLREDVIREIIVAAGNRLSLKIWFLLKQYSMVPFGEMTDFEENRIIGTMLRSLQEGFEAETIESYEQWIERVEGE from the coding sequence ATGCAGAATTCAAAACCATCTTCCAAAATGTTTCTCGACATTGTGGGTAAACTGAAGACATTGATTAATGAAGAGGGCATTAAAACGGGTGGGAAACTGCCATCGGAACGGGAGCTCGCAGAGAGGCTGCAGGCGGGCAGGTCCACTGTCCGGGAAGCCTTGCGCAGTTTGGAGCTGCTGGGCCTGATTGAGACACGTCGTGGGGAAGGTACATTCCTCGCAGATTTCAAGAAACATCAAATGGTTGAAGTGTTATCTGCTTTTATCATGCAGCAGCCAGGTTCCCTTCATGACGTGAAGAAAACGAGAAGAATCCATGAGACCGCCGCCCTATCAGCTATCTGCCGTGAGGAAAAACTTCGTCGAATGCCGGTATGGGAAGGATTGCTTCTTAAAATGAACGAGACAGGAGCAGTCCTGCGAGAAGATGTCATCCGCGAAATCATTGTAGCAGCCGGCAATCGGCTTTCATTAAAAATCTGGTTTTTATTGAAACAATATAGTATGGTTCCCTTTGGGGAAATGACCGATTTTGAGGAAAATCGGATAATTGGTACTATGTTGAGAAGTTTGCAAGAAGGATTTGAAGCGGAAACCATAGAATCATACGAACAGTGGATTGAACGAGTCGAGGGGGAATAA
- the accD gene encoding acetyl-CoA carboxylase, carboxyltransferase subunit beta, giving the protein MIRDIFTKNKKKRATTIPSNDAKNDVPEGLMTKCPDCKHIILTKDLLKSHKVCSNCDHHFKMTAQERVESLFDEGTFQSMDDHLKTENPLHFPSYTEKVESDAKKTGLNEAVLTGVGEVEGQKIAVAIMDAHFRMGSMGSVVGEKITRAVEKATELGIPMIIFSASGGARMQEGVLSLMQMAKTSVALNRHAEKGLLYISVMTYPTTGGVSASFASVGDINIAEPKALIGFAGRRVIEQTVREKLPENFQTAEFLLDHGQVDAVIHRAELRDSIAKIVRLHVKGAAAQ; this is encoded by the coding sequence ATGATCCGTGATATATTTACGAAAAACAAAAAGAAACGAGCAACGACGATTCCGTCCAACGATGCGAAAAACGACGTGCCGGAAGGCCTTATGACGAAGTGTCCGGATTGTAAACACATCATCCTGACAAAAGACCTGCTAAAGTCGCATAAAGTCTGTTCGAACTGCGACCACCATTTTAAAATGACCGCACAGGAACGGGTGGAAAGCCTGTTCGATGAAGGCACTTTCCAATCGATGGACGATCATCTGAAAACGGAGAACCCACTCCATTTTCCGTCGTATACGGAAAAGGTCGAGTCGGATGCGAAGAAAACGGGCTTGAATGAAGCCGTCCTGACCGGAGTCGGAGAAGTGGAAGGCCAGAAAATAGCGGTCGCCATTATGGATGCCCATTTCCGGATGGGTTCCATGGGATCGGTAGTTGGAGAGAAAATTACGCGGGCTGTCGAAAAAGCGACAGAGCTCGGTATCCCGATGATCATCTTTTCAGCGAGCGGCGGAGCCCGGATGCAAGAAGGGGTATTATCACTCATGCAGATGGCTAAGACGAGTGTCGCGCTCAACCGTCATGCTGAAAAGGGGCTTCTCTATATTTCAGTCATGACGTACCCGACTACAGGCGGCGTATCGGCAAGTTTCGCTTCCGTCGGGGACATCAATATAGCCGAACCGAAAGCGCTCATCGGGTTTGCGGGCAGACGGGTTATTGAGCAGACCGTCCGGGAGAAACTACCGGAAAACTTTCAAACGGCTGAATTCCTTCTCGATCATGGCCAAGTGGATGCCGTCATCCATCGTGCCGAATTAAGGGATTCCATCGCTAAAATCGTACGTCTTCACGTGAAGGGGGCAGCAGCTCAATGA
- a CDS encoding acetyl-CoA carboxylase carboxyltransferase subunit alpha, translating to MSKTMTFEEPIVTLREKIKELEEFTSTNEVDLTDEIMTLKNRLKNLETEIYGNMEPWDRVQVARHPGRPTTLDYINELFEDFLMLHGDRTFGDDDAIVGGIAAFEAMPVTVIGHQRGKDTKENVKRNFGMPHPEGYRKALRLMKQAEKFNRPVICFIDTKGAYPGKAAEERGQSEAIARNLVEMAGLTVPVISIVIGEGGSGGALALGVSNHIHMLEHSTYSVISPEGAASILWKDASLAKQAAEAMKITAPDLKEMGIIDEIIPEVLGGAHRDIKEQAKQIGDAIRRSLEMLTELDGAKLVEDRYEKFREIGVFTE from the coding sequence ATGAGTAAAACGATGACATTTGAAGAACCGATAGTGACATTACGCGAAAAAATCAAAGAGCTGGAAGAGTTCACTTCGACGAATGAAGTCGATTTGACGGACGAAATCATGACGTTGAAAAACCGATTGAAAAATTTGGAGACCGAGATCTATGGCAATATGGAGCCGTGGGATCGCGTGCAAGTGGCGAGACATCCCGGACGCCCGACGACCTTGGACTATATCAATGAATTATTCGAGGATTTCCTCATGCTCCACGGAGATCGTACATTCGGTGACGATGATGCGATTGTTGGCGGGATTGCAGCTTTTGAAGCGATGCCGGTCACGGTAATTGGCCATCAGCGAGGCAAGGACACGAAGGAGAATGTGAAACGTAACTTCGGCATGCCCCATCCGGAAGGATACCGGAAAGCGTTGCGTCTAATGAAACAAGCCGAAAAATTCAATCGTCCCGTCATTTGTTTTATTGACACAAAAGGGGCTTATCCAGGGAAAGCGGCGGAAGAGCGCGGTCAAAGCGAGGCCATTGCTCGCAACCTAGTGGAAATGGCAGGATTGACAGTCCCGGTCATTTCGATTGTCATCGGTGAAGGCGGGAGCGGCGGTGCTTTAGCGCTAGGCGTCTCTAACCATATCCATATGTTGGAGCACTCTACGTATTCGGTCATTTCTCCAGAAGGGGCGGCTTCCATCCTATGGAAAGATGCATCCCTTGCAAAACAGGCGGCAGAAGCGATGAAAATTACAGCGCCTGATTTAAAAGAGATGGGAATCATCGATGAAATCATACCGGAAGTGTTAGGCGGAGCCCATCGCGATATAAAAGAACAGGCAAAGCAGATCGGCGACGCCATCCGCAGGTCTTTGGAGATGCTAACGGAATTGGACGGAGCGAAACTTGTAGAAGACCGTTATGAAAAATTCCGCGAAATTGGCGTATTTACCGAATAG
- the pfkA gene encoding 6-phosphofructokinase, translating to MRKIAVLTSGGDAPGMNAAVRAVVRKAIFEGLEVAGVFNGYQGLIEGKIELLQLGSVGDIIQRGGTMLRSARCPEFKTPEGREKAMHQLKLNGIDGLVVIGGDGSFRGALELSALGMPCVCVPATIDNDIEGTQFTIGFDTALNTIIDAIDKIRDTATSHERTFIVEVMGRDAGDLALWAGLAGGAETILVPEEDFQLSDIIERLKSGSGRGKKHSIIIVAEGVMKAEELALQLKDEAEIETRVSVLGHIQRGGSPSGQDRVLASQFGARAVEVLKEGRGSIAIGMQNRQVVDYELKEVFDRKGNPPMEMIQLSKELSI from the coding sequence ATGAGGAAGATTGCCGTACTGACTAGCGGCGGAGATGCGCCGGGAATGAATGCAGCCGTGCGGGCAGTTGTCCGGAAGGCGATTTTTGAAGGCTTGGAAGTTGCCGGAGTGTTCAATGGCTACCAAGGTTTGATTGAAGGGAAAATTGAATTGTTGCAATTGGGGTCCGTAGGGGACATTATCCAGCGGGGTGGTACGATGCTCCGTTCGGCACGTTGCCCTGAGTTTAAAACTCCGGAAGGCCGGGAGAAGGCGATGCACCAATTAAAATTGAATGGAATTGATGGTCTGGTGGTAATCGGCGGCGACGGATCTTTTAGAGGGGCATTGGAGCTTTCGGCACTCGGCATGCCCTGTGTTTGTGTTCCGGCCACGATCGATAATGATATCGAAGGCACTCAATTCACGATAGGATTTGACACGGCCTTGAACACGATTATTGATGCTATCGATAAAATCCGGGATACTGCCACCTCACATGAACGGACGTTCATCGTCGAAGTGATGGGCCGGGATGCAGGTGATCTTGCTTTGTGGGCAGGCCTTGCCGGAGGGGCGGAAACGATACTTGTCCCTGAAGAGGATTTCCAGTTGTCCGATATTATCGAGCGGTTGAAGAGCGGAAGCGGACGAGGAAAGAAGCATAGTATCATCATCGTGGCGGAAGGTGTCATGAAAGCCGAAGAGCTCGCGTTGCAATTGAAGGACGAAGCGGAAATTGAGACACGGGTCTCCGTTCTGGGCCATATCCAAAGGGGCGGCTCCCCATCTGGCCAAGATCGGGTCCTCGCCAGTCAATTCGGAGCAAGAGCGGTTGAAGTATTAAAAGAAGGTCGGGGAAGCATTGCGATTGGCATGCAAAATCGCCAAGTGGTAGACTATGAATTGAAAGAAGTCTTCGACAGAAAAGGCAATCCGCCAATGGAAATGATCCAGCTTTCGAAAGAACTCTCGATTTAA
- the pyk gene encoding pyruvate kinase, whose product MRKTKIVCTIGPASESPEILEKLIDAGMNVARLNFSHGNHEEHKVRIRNIREAARRKGKIVGILLDTKGPEIRTHTMLDGRLDLVAGQSIAISMKEVVGNNDVFSITYDKLIEDVDKGSLILLDDGLIQLKVTSKDEEQGLIHTTIINSGELKNNKGVNVPGVSVQLPGMTEKDAEDILFGVREGVDFIAASFVRRASDVMEIRALLEQNGGSHLQIVPKIENQEGVDNLDEIISLSDGLMVARGDLGVEIPAEEVPLVQKQMIEKCNQAGKPVITATQMLDSMQRNPRPTRAEASDVANAILDGSDAIMLSGETAAGLYPVESVATMDRIARTAENSVDYHKVVSTRRREKHGNMTEAIGQAAAYTAINLKVKAVLAPTESGNTAKMIAKYRPGCPVIAVTSSENCAKKLTLVWGVYPIVGGRSSSIDGILEESVEESVKHQYVSHGDVVIITAGVPVGEAGSTNLMKIHIIGDMLAKGQGIGRTVAYGKVVVAKNAEEAMAYDTEGAILVTVATDREMMPAIEKCAGLITEEGGLTSHGAVVGLSLGIPVIVGVENATNVIRHGYEVTMDAETGVIYNGHASVL is encoded by the coding sequence ATGAGGAAAACGAAAATTGTTTGCACAATCGGGCCGGCGAGCGAGTCGCCTGAAATACTGGAAAAGCTCATTGATGCAGGGATGAATGTAGCTCGCCTAAATTTTTCGCATGGCAACCATGAGGAACATAAGGTCCGGATCCGGAATATTAGAGAAGCGGCACGCCGGAAAGGGAAAATTGTCGGTATTTTACTCGATACGAAGGGGCCGGAAATTCGTACCCATACGATGTTGGATGGCCGGTTAGATCTGGTCGCAGGCCAATCGATCGCTATTTCGATGAAAGAGGTTGTCGGTAATAACGATGTCTTTTCCATCACTTATGATAAATTGATCGAGGATGTCGATAAAGGCTCACTCATTTTATTGGATGACGGTTTGATTCAATTGAAAGTGACCAGTAAAGATGAAGAACAAGGTTTGATTCACACAACGATCATCAATTCCGGTGAATTAAAGAACAACAAAGGTGTCAATGTTCCGGGCGTGTCTGTCCAACTTCCGGGAATGACGGAAAAGGATGCGGAAGATATTCTGTTCGGCGTTCGGGAAGGTGTCGATTTTATCGCAGCATCCTTCGTCCGACGTGCTTCCGATGTTATGGAAATCCGTGCCCTCCTGGAACAAAATGGCGGTTCGCATCTGCAAATTGTCCCGAAGATTGAAAACCAGGAAGGCGTCGATAACCTGGATGAAATCATCAGCCTTTCGGACGGATTAATGGTGGCCCGCGGCGATCTCGGCGTTGAAATACCGGCGGAAGAAGTGCCGCTTGTCCAAAAACAGATGATCGAAAAATGTAACCAAGCTGGCAAGCCTGTTATTACGGCGACGCAGATGCTGGACTCGATGCAGCGGAATCCACGGCCGACCCGTGCAGAGGCGAGCGATGTCGCCAACGCCATTTTGGACGGTTCTGATGCAATCATGCTGTCGGGTGAAACGGCAGCGGGCCTTTATCCGGTGGAATCTGTCGCGACGATGGACCGGATTGCCCGGACGGCAGAAAATTCGGTCGACTACCATAAGGTCGTTTCTACTAGAAGAAGAGAAAAGCATGGGAATATGACGGAGGCGATCGGACAAGCTGCCGCCTATACAGCAATCAACTTGAAGGTAAAGGCAGTGTTGGCACCGACTGAAAGTGGAAATACTGCTAAAATGATTGCCAAATATCGTCCGGGATGCCCGGTCATCGCTGTAACGTCGTCCGAAAACTGTGCGAAGAAATTGACCCTCGTCTGGGGAGTCTATCCGATTGTCGGGGGCAGATCCTCTTCGATTGATGGAATTTTGGAAGAATCCGTAGAAGAAAGTGTAAAACATCAATATGTGAGTCATGGAGATGTCGTCATTATCACGGCGGGCGTTCCGGTAGGGGAAGCAGGATCCACCAACTTGATGAAGATCCATATCATCGGGGACATGCTCGCTAAAGGCCAAGGGATCGGCAGAACGGTGGCGTACGGAAAAGTCGTCGTCGCAAAAAATGCCGAAGAAGCGATGGCGTATGATACAGAAGGCGCCATCTTGGTCACCGTTGCCACCGATCGGGAGATGATGCCGGCCATCGAGAAGTGTGCAGGACTAATCACGGAAGAAGGCGGTTTGACGAGCCATGGCGCCGTAGTCGGCCTCAGCCTCGGCATTCCGGTCATCGTCGGTGTGGAGAACGCGACGAACGTTATCCGCCATGGCTATGAAGTGACAATGGATGCGGAAACCGGCGTTATTTATAACGGTCACGCAAGTGTTCTTTGA
- a CDS encoding FxsA family protein has translation MKWLVLALIAVPTAELAILIYSGKTIGLFPTVAIILITGIGGAALAKKQGMKAWTDLNRRIATMETPGNAMIDSVCIFIGGLLLLMPGFITDLAGFLLLFKGPRNWLRPHIHKWLYKKMQNGTIRML, from the coding sequence ATGAAATGGCTCGTCCTTGCATTGATTGCGGTGCCGACCGCGGAGTTGGCCATATTAATTTATTCCGGAAAAACAATAGGCTTGTTTCCGACCGTCGCCATCATTCTGATCACCGGGATTGGGGGCGCCGCCCTTGCAAAAAAACAAGGGATGAAAGCGTGGACGGATTTGAATCGGCGAATCGCCACGATGGAAACCCCCGGCAATGCGATGATCGACAGTGTTTGTATCTTCATCGGCGGCTTGCTCTTGCTGATGCCCGGATTCATTACCGATTTGGCCGGGTTCCTTTTGCTGTTCAAGGGACCTCGGAACTGGCTCCGCCCCCATATTCATAAGTGGCTTTATAAGAAGATGCAAAACGGGACTATTCGGATGCTGTGA
- a CDS encoding AI-2E family transporter has translation MPLKHEKQRVIQKILVGWLPVILTGAVLFAVPPAAIAVILAYFTAPMVVVVRSFTKLPLTLATLLIMASMLGMIAAFLYMAVHGLLETIPTIERHIAPYTKNTDITGRLFHFLETTVVEYGQAILEYVVTTMSTLFQHLLSIFIFLVAYFFALRESGKDRFWFLAYFPSRTRKKAKGFFEDGGKLIGTFVFVEARLFFITFVTLTIGFFFLRFETPVGNAFLISLVDSLPFLGIGVFLLPMAAFFFYTENLYIGIALILLYLLAMTTRQMAESYMWASTFAVKPVHAFFITISAFYLFGLPGILLTPFFLFAAIKVKSHPFFTASE, from the coding sequence ATGCCACTGAAGCACGAAAAACAAAGAGTAATCCAGAAGATATTAGTCGGCTGGCTTCCCGTAATTTTAACAGGCGCCGTCCTTTTTGCAGTACCGCCTGCCGCTATCGCCGTCATCCTTGCCTATTTTACAGCCCCGATGGTGGTGGTCGTCCGGTCCTTCACCAAACTCCCACTTACGCTCGCCACATTGCTTATCATGGCTAGCATGCTCGGCATGATTGCCGCGTTTTTGTATATGGCCGTCCACGGCTTGCTGGAGACTATCCCGACAATCGAACGCCACATCGCGCCGTACACAAAAAATACAGATATTACAGGCAGGCTCTTCCACTTTCTGGAGACGACAGTCGTAGAATATGGACAGGCGATTTTGGAGTATGTCGTCACGACGATGAGCACGCTTTTTCAACATTTGCTCAGCATTTTCATTTTCCTAGTCGCTTATTTTTTCGCGCTGCGAGAATCGGGAAAAGACCGGTTCTGGTTTTTAGCCTATTTCCCTTCCCGGACACGCAAAAAAGCGAAAGGTTTTTTTGAAGATGGCGGCAAGTTGATCGGAACGTTTGTCTTCGTGGAAGCACGTCTATTCTTCATCACATTTGTCACCCTTACAATCGGATTTTTCTTCCTTCGCTTTGAAACACCTGTCGGCAATGCTTTTCTTATCTCTTTGGTGGATAGCTTGCCGTTCCTGGGCATTGGCGTATTTTTATTGCCGATGGCCGCTTTCTTCTTTTATACCGAGAATCTTTATATTGGTATAGCGTTAATTTTGCTTTATCTACTTGCGATGACAACCCGTCAAATGGCGGAATCGTATATGTGGGCGTCCACTTTTGCAGTGAAACCGGTCCATGCCTTTTTCATTACAATCAGTGCTTTTTACCTTTTCGGGCTTCCCGGAATCCTGCTGACGCCGTTTTTCCTGTTTGCAGCCATCAAGGTGAAAAGCCATCCGTTTTTCACAGCATCCGAATAG
- the citZ gene encoding citrate synthase: MTTTKGLEGVVATQSAISSIIDDTLTYVGYDIDDLANNASFEEVIYLLWHQRLPKADELAELKQQLADNMAVPQGVLDQFKMYPIDQVHPMSAVRTAVSSLGLYDEKAEDMSEEANYEKAIKLQAKVATIVTAFSRIRKGLEPIAPKPELGYAANFLYMLNGEEPEAIAIEAFDKALVLHADHELNASTFTARVCVATLSDIYSGVTAAIGALKGPLHGGANEQVMKMLMEIGEEEKVESYIREKLDNKEKIMGFGHRVYRKGDPRAKHLREMSKRLTALRGEEKWYNMSEKIEGIVTGEKKLPPNVDFYSASVYHSLGIDHDLFTPIFAVSRFSGWIAHILEQYSNNRLIRPRAEYVGPGMQKYVPIDQR; the protein is encoded by the coding sequence ATGACAACAACCAAAGGGTTGGAGGGAGTCGTAGCGACACAGTCCGCCATCAGTTCCATCATTGATGACACACTTACATATGTCGGCTATGACATTGATGATTTAGCAAACAACGCTAGCTTCGAAGAGGTTATTTACCTTCTTTGGCACCAACGTCTACCGAAAGCGGACGAGCTGGCAGAACTGAAACAACAATTAGCAGACAATATGGCGGTACCTCAAGGGGTGCTCGACCAATTCAAAATGTATCCAATCGATCAAGTCCATCCGATGTCCGCGGTACGCACAGCGGTGTCTTCCCTTGGACTATATGATGAAAAAGCGGAAGATATGTCCGAAGAGGCGAACTACGAGAAGGCCATTAAGCTTCAGGCGAAAGTGGCTACGATCGTAACTGCGTTCTCACGCATCCGTAAAGGATTGGAACCAATTGCACCGAAGCCGGAACTGGGCTATGCTGCAAACTTCCTGTACATGCTTAATGGGGAAGAGCCGGAAGCGATTGCGATCGAAGCATTCGACAAAGCGCTAGTCCTTCATGCAGACCATGAATTGAACGCATCCACATTCACTGCACGTGTTTGTGTTGCAACACTTTCCGATATCTATTCCGGCGTCACAGCTGCAATCGGCGCTCTTAAAGGGCCTCTACACGGAGGAGCAAACGAGCAAGTGATGAAAATGTTGATGGAAATCGGCGAAGAGGAAAAAGTGGAATCCTATATCCGAGAAAAACTGGATAATAAAGAGAAAATCATGGGATTCGGCCACCGGGTATACCGTAAAGGGGACCCGCGCGCCAAACACCTTCGTGAAATGTCGAAACGCCTTACAGCGTTGCGCGGCGAAGAGAAATGGTACAATATGTCCGAAAAGATTGAAGGCATCGTAACAGGCGAGAAGAAATTGCCACCGAACGTGGACTTCTACTCCGCTTCCGTCTATCATTCCCTAGGCATCGATCACGATCTGTTCACGCCGATCTTCGCAGTATCCCGGTTCTCCGGCTGGATTGCGCATATCCTTGAACAGTATTCAAACAACCGTTTGATCCGCCCGCGTGCTGAGTATGTAGGACCGGGAATGCAAAAGTATGTACCAATTGACCAACGTTGA
- the icd gene encoding NADP-dependent isocitrate dehydrogenase, which translates to MAKITVTDGVLNVPDHATIPYIIGDGTGPDIWHAASRVLEAAVEKAYNGEKKIEWKEVLAGEKAFNETGNWLPDETLETIKDYLIAIKGPLTTPIGGGFRSLNVALRQELDLYTCLRPVRYFEGVPSPVKRPEDCDMVIFRENTEDIYAGIEYQEGSDEVKKLISFLQNEMGVNKIRFPETSGIGIKPVSEEGTKRLVRGALNYIIKEGRKSLTLVHKGNIMKFTEGAFANWGYEVAEEEFGDKVFTWRQYDKIKEAEGTEAANKAQSDAEAAGKIIVKDAIADIFLQQILTRPKEFDVVATMNLNGDYVSDALAAQVGGIGIAPGANINYLTGHAIFEATHGTAPKYAGLDKVNPSSVILSGVMMLEHLGWNEAASMITASIEKTIASKVVTYDFARLMDGATEVKTSEFADELIKNL; encoded by the coding sequence ATGGCAAAAATTACAGTAACAGACGGTGTTTTAAACGTTCCGGATCACGCAACAATCCCTTACATCATCGGTGATGGGACAGGTCCGGATATTTGGCATGCCGCTTCACGTGTACTAGAAGCCGCAGTAGAAAAAGCGTACAATGGCGAAAAGAAAATAGAGTGGAAAGAAGTTCTTGCCGGTGAAAAAGCATTCAACGAAACAGGCAACTGGCTTCCAGATGAAACGCTTGAAACGATCAAAGACTATTTGATCGCGATCAAAGGACCTCTAACAACTCCAATCGGCGGCGGTTTCCGTTCATTAAACGTTGCACTTCGCCAAGAGCTTGACCTCTACACTTGCTTGCGTCCAGTACGTTATTTCGAAGGGGTTCCTTCTCCTGTAAAACGTCCAGAAGACTGCGACATGGTCATCTTCCGTGAAAATACAGAAGATATCTACGCAGGTATCGAATATCAAGAAGGCTCTGACGAAGTGAAAAAATTGATCTCCTTCTTGCAAAACGAAATGGGCGTCAACAAAATCCGTTTCCCAGAAACTTCCGGAATCGGTATCAAACCGGTTTCTGAAGAAGGTACAAAACGCCTTGTCCGCGGTGCGCTTAACTACATCATCAAAGAAGGCCGCAAATCATTGACTCTTGTACACAAAGGGAATATCATGAAATTCACGGAAGGCGCTTTTGCCAACTGGGGTTACGAAGTCGCGGAAGAAGAGTTCGGCGACAAAGTATTCACTTGGAGACAATATGATAAAATCAAAGAAGCAGAAGGCACAGAGGCTGCAAACAAAGCACAATCTGACGCTGAAGCTGCTGGCAAAATCATCGTAAAAGATGCGATTGCAGATATCTTCCTACAACAAATCTTGACTCGTCCGAAAGAGTTCGACGTCGTTGCAACGATGAACTTGAACGGTGACTATGTTTCCGATGCACTTGCAGCGCAAGTCGGCGGTATCGGAATCGCTCCAGGAGCGAACATCAACTACTTGACTGGTCACGCAATTTTCGAAGCGACTCATGGTACAGCTCCGAAATATGCCGGTCTTGATAAAGTGAACCCGTCTTCCGTCATCCTTTCCGGTGTTATGATGCTTGAACACCTTGGATGGAACGAAGCGGCAAGCATGATCACAGCTTCTATCGAAAAAACAATCGCGTCCAAAGTTGTCACATATGACTTCGCACGTCTCATGGACGGCGCAACTGAAGTGAAAACTTCCGAGTTTGCGGATGAATTGATCAAAAACCTTTAA
- the mdh gene encoding malate dehydrogenase: MTMKRKKVSVIGSGFTGATTAFLLAQKELCDVVLVDIPAMENPTKGKALDMLEASPVQGFDANIIGTSDYADTKDSDLVIITAGIARKPGMSRDDLVQTNQKVMKAVTGEIINYSPNTTILVLTNPVDAMTYTVFKESGFPKERVIGQSGVLDTARFRTFVAQELNLSVKDVTGFVLGGHGDDMVPLVRYSYAGGIPLETLIPADRLEAIVDRTRKGGAEIVNLLGNGSAYYAPAASLVEMAEAILKDQKRVIPSIAYLEGEYGMDGIYLGVPTVLGAGGIEKVIELELTDDEKAALEKSADSVRAVMKVLE; this comes from the coding sequence ATGACAATGAAACGTAAGAAAGTCTCAGTGATCGGTTCAGGCTTTACCGGTGCGACAACGGCATTCCTTTTGGCTCAAAAAGAGCTCTGTGATGTAGTGCTCGTTGATATCCCCGCGATGGAAAATCCGACAAAAGGGAAGGCGCTCGATATGCTGGAAGCGAGTCCGGTCCAAGGTTTCGATGCAAATATCATCGGAACTTCCGATTATGCGGATACCAAGGATTCGGATCTTGTCATCATCACAGCGGGAATTGCACGTAAACCGGGTATGAGCCGTGATGATCTCGTTCAAACCAATCAAAAAGTCATGAAAGCTGTAACAGGGGAAATCATCAACTATTCTCCGAATACCACAATCCTTGTGTTGACAAATCCGGTTGATGCGATGACTTATACCGTTTTCAAAGAATCCGGCTTCCCGAAAGAGCGCGTCATCGGACAATCCGGTGTATTGGATACAGCTCGTTTCCGAACGTTTGTAGCACAGGAATTGAATCTCTCTGTAAAAGACGTGACCGGTTTCGTCCTAGGCGGCCATGGGGACGACATGGTGCCGCTTGTACGCTATTCCTATGCAGGCGGGATTCCATTGGAGACATTGATCCCGGCAGATCGTCTTGAAGCGATTGTGGACCGGACACGAAAAGGTGGAGCGGAAATCGTCAACCTTCTCGGCAACGGATCTGCATACTACGCTCCTGCCGCTTCCTTAGTGGAAATGGCGGAAGCGATCTTGAAAGACCAAAAACGGGTCATCCCTTCCATTGCTTATCTGGAAGGTGAATACGGAATGGATGGCATCTACCTAGGGGTCCCGACCGTCCTCGGCGCCGGCGGTATTGAAAAAGTCATCGAGCTGGAATTAACCGATGATGAAAAAGCAGCCCTCGAAAAATCGGCAGACTCCGTAAGAGCCGTCATGAAAGTTCTGGAATAA
- a CDS encoding GyrI-like domain-containing protein — MNLTIIKSIRANNFKDRAIIQKIANMWEEASSILKNHNEVTYGLYYDYESDYKGDYTLSVAIESSDNESPIKIPETSKYKIFEVDTLDEYGILNTWKEIWEREEKRDLERAYSFDFEKYYPNGQIEIHIAIK; from the coding sequence TTGAACCTAACTATTATTAAGAGTATAAGAGCTAATAATTTTAAGGATAGGGCCATTATCCAAAAGATTGCAAATATGTGGGAAGAGGCATCAAGTATTTTAAAAAATCATAATGAGGTTACATATGGCCTGTATTATGATTACGAGAGTGATTATAAAGGGGACTATACATTGAGCGTAGCAATCGAAAGTAGCGACAATGAATCCCCAATTAAAATCCCGGAAACCAGCAAATATAAGATTTTTGAAGTAGATACATTAGATGAATATGGAATACTTAACACTTGGAAGGAAATTTGGGAACGTGAAGAGAAAAGGGATTTAGAAAGAGCTTACTCATTTGATTTTGAAAAATATTATCCCAATGGTCAAATTGAAATTCACATAGCTATTAAATAG